Genomic segment of Apium graveolens cultivar Ventura chromosome 7, ASM990537v1, whole genome shotgun sequence:
ATGAGAATCACATTAGTTGTACCTAGCCACTTCCATAAGAATATAGCAGGCATGGTGATGCAGTTGGTGCATATTTCTGAGCATTTAGGGGCAAATTTCTACAACTTGGTACTGTTGCAAGAGAATACAAGGTTTAGTCATTTTGTACGTCTTGATCCAACTACATGTGTTGTTTTATTCTGGCAGTGTCTCGTATTGGTGGATTACTATGCTCCTCTTTTCTTTTCGGAGATATCCTCCATAGAGCCTGCCGATTTCTGTCAAAAGGTTAATCTCTGTGAACAAGTGGCTCTTAATTCTCAGCATACGAGTAAACATAGTTGCGAGCTTTGTCACTATGCAATTGTAGAAGCTTTAATAAAACTGAAAGATCCTGACACAGAGGTATGTTCTTACAATCATTAATTACATTTGATATAGATGCTTACAATTCTCTGCTTGAAGTTTGTTGTTCAAAATTATCATTTTTCTAATGTTGTAAATCATGACTTTCTTAGATACCTATTAGTTGGGCAAATGATTCAGCAGATGCCTATTACTATGACATCTTATGTTATA
This window contains:
- the LOC141675064 gene encoding uncharacterized protein LOC141675064 isoform X2: MQEEIIHILHGSCSQLYSLKEECLVLVDYYAPLFFSEISSIEPADFCQKVNLCEQVALNSQHTSKHSCELCHYAIVEALIKLKDPDTELEIIEVLFKACTAVKGYETK
- the LOC141675064 gene encoding uncharacterized protein LOC141675064 isoform X1, which encodes MRITLVVPSHFHKNIAGMVMQLVHISEHLGANFYNLVLLQENTRFSHFVRLDPTTCVVLFWQCLVLVDYYAPLFFSEISSIEPADFCQKVNLCEQVALNSQHTSKHSCELCHYAIVEALIKLKDPDTELEIIEVLFKACTAVKGYETK